A stretch of DNA from Oculatellaceae cyanobacterium:
GTAGGTACTCCCCTCACTCACGCTAGATTTCTGCGTCGTCATCATGGTAGTTATGGGCCAGCAATTGCCGCAGGTAAAGGTTTATTTCCTGGTGCTAATACACCTTTATCTGGATTATTGTGTTGTGGAGATTCTACCTTTCCTGGGATTGGTTTGCCTGCGGTTGCTGCTAGTGGGATGATTGCTGCTAATACTATTGCTCCGGTACAGCGACATTTACAGTTGCTCAATGATGTTATTTAATACAAGTTACTAAATATGAGTGTGCGATAGGATGTAGCTTCAAGTTTATTGATTGAGGCAACCGTATGCAGATCAACTTAGTTCCAGTTTGTGAACCTGGTAATTCCCACGGTGGCGAGATGATGATAGATGCAATCACTCGTTTCAGGAAGCGGCTGCTTACTGTTATTGTTGTTTGCCCAGAAGCAGGTTTTGAATACTCAGGTGAAGAAGCAAGACCTGATAACATCACTCATGCCGATATTAATGCTGCGATTGCTTTGTTTCGTGAGCCAGGAACTATCGGTCAAGTTACAGGATTCATTCATGAAGATGGAATGAACATTAACATATCTGGCACAGGTGGTTGGTATGGGCAAAAATTTATGAAATGCTTGACACAAAATAATATTCAGCCGTGGTTTTATCCAGTGAAATCAGTCTATGAGAGATTTAAAGAAGGGTCAGGAAAATCTGAGGATTTTTCTGGACTAGATGTAGATTTATCTACTCACAAGCGTCTGAAATATTGGGAACTTTTTTTAATAGATCAGATTGTTCCACATCTGTACACAGAAAACCTAGATCCTTTCGGTTTAAACCGCCGAACAGGAACCTGGCAAAAGTCTTGGCAGACAGATGAGACAGAAGAGGACTATCCAGAGAAAGATCAATTAGAAGCTATTCTTTCTAATACTGCTTTTTATCGTACATTCTTAGATGAGATTGCCAGTTTACGATTTTTAAATAAACTCAGCGTGCCAGACCAAAAAGCCAAAGAAACTCTGAAAAGACATATTTATGTTGGTGTAATAACGTGTATCGAAACTTACCTATCTGATGCGTTTATAAATACGGTTTTGTCGCATAAAGATTATTTAATATCTTTTTTTACCTCATTTAAAGACTTCAAAGAGCAAAAAATTGGCATGAACGAACTTTTTGACGTTGCTAGCAACGCAGAGAAAATAGCAAAAAAGGCAATGTTAGAAGTCCTTTACCATAACTTACCTAAAGTTAGTAAGATGTACGAATCAACATTTAATGTTGTGTTTCCAAATTTCTCTGAAATTCAAAAAGCTGTATCAATAAGACACGATTTAGTACATAGGAATGGGAAGACTAAAGAGGGCAGACAGATTGTTATAGATGATATGATAGTTGATGATATTATCTCTAAAGTTGAAAGCTTTATTAGTGAAATCGATCAAAGATTGAAAGATAAAGATAAACCTTCTGAGCCTTCCAGCACAAGCTAACAA
This window harbors:
- a CDS encoding HEPN domain-containing protein; translated protein: MQINLVPVCEPGNSHGGEMMIDAITRFRKRLLTVIVVCPEAGFEYSGEEARPDNITHADINAAIALFREPGTIGQVTGFIHEDGMNINISGTGGWYGQKFMKCLTQNNIQPWFYPVKSVYERFKEGSGKSEDFSGLDVDLSTHKRLKYWELFLIDQIVPHLYTENLDPFGLNRRTGTWQKSWQTDETEEDYPEKDQLEAILSNTAFYRTFLDEIASLRFLNKLSVPDQKAKETLKRHIYVGVITCIETYLSDAFINTVLSHKDYLISFFTSFKDFKEQKIGMNELFDVASNAEKIAKKAMLEVLYHNLPKVSKMYESTFNVVFPNFSEIQKAVSIRHDLVHRNGKTKEGRQIVIDDMIVDDIISKVESFISEIDQRLKDKDKPSEPSSTS